In Lepidochelys kempii isolate rLepKem1 chromosome 8, rLepKem1.hap2, whole genome shotgun sequence, a single genomic region encodes these proteins:
- the MAT2B gene encoding methionine adenosyltransferase 2 subunit beta translates to MVGREKELKIRFVPGQCELVEEDANIPNRRVLITGATGLLGRAVYKEFNENNWHAVGCGYSRARPKFERVNLLDSIGVHDIIQDFQPHVIVHCAAERRPDVVESQADVVSQLNVTASENLAKEAAGIGAFLIYISTDYVFDGTNPPYKESDAPNPLNLYGKTKLEGEKAVLDNNEGAAVLRIPVLYGEVEKLEESAVTVMFDKVQFSNKSANMDHWQQRFPTNIKDVASVCRQLSEKRMLDPSIKGTFHWSGNEQMTKYEMACTIADAFNLPSSHLRPITDSPVVGALRPRNAQLDCSKLEMLGIGQRTPFRVGIRESLWPFLVDKRWRQTVFH, encoded by the exons GAAGATGCTAATATTCCCAATAGACGTGTTCTGATTACAGGAGCTACTGGGCTTCTTGGAAGAGCAGTGTACAAAGAATTTAATGAAAACAATTGGCATGCAGTTGGCTGTGGATACAGTAGAGCTCGACCCAAATTTGAGCGGGTTAATCTTCTGGATTCTATTGGGGTTCATGACATTATCCAGGATTTTCAG CCTCATGTGATAGTGCATTGTGCTGCTGAGAGAAGACCAGATGTTGTAGAAAGTCAAGCAGATGTTGTTTCTCAGCTCAATGTGACTGCTTCAGAGAACTTAGCAAAAGAAGCAG CTGGAATTGGAGCATTTCTGATCTACATTAGTACAGACTATGTGTTTGATGGAACAAATCCTCCTTATAAAGAGAGTGATGCACCAAATCCCCTAAATCTTTATGGTAAAACTAAACTAGAAGGAGAAAAGGCAGTCCTTGACAATAATGAAG GTGCTGCAGTGCTCAGAATTCCTGTCTTATACGGGGAGgtagaaaagctggaagagagTGCTGTGACTGTTATGTTTGATAAAGTGCAGTTCAGTAACAAATCAGCCAATATGGACCACTGGCAACAGAGATTTCCCACCAACATCAAGGATGTAGCCAGTGTTTGCCGACAGCTATCAGAGAAGAGAATGTTG GATCCATCAATAAAAGGAACATTCCACTGGTCTGGTAATGAACAGATGACCAAGTATGAAATGGCATGTACTATAGCAGATGCTTTCAACCTCCCCAGCAGCCACTTGAGACCA attactgATAGCCCAGTAGTGGGTGCTCTTCGTCCGAGGAATGCTCAGCTCGACTGCTCTAAACTAGAGATGCTGGGAATAGGACAACGAACGCCTTTTCGAGTTGGGATCAGAGAATCGCTTTGGCCTTTCCTTGTTGACAAGAGATGGAGACAGACTGTCTTCCATTAA